AGCAACAGACTGGGTGTACGGGCAAGAGGCAGCAGACCCAGTTCGTTCCCCTCTCCCAATTTGATGATACTCTCCTCTTATCTGGtactttttttctctcaatttggGTTTTTGTTGTCAAATTTCTATACCCATTTGGCTATTCTGAAGATTTGTCATGAGTAGATTGTCATACCTTTTGGCTGCTGTGAAGATTGATCCGTAGGTATTATGTGAATTGTAATTGGGTTGAGAAAGTTGAGTATTTTGTCTACAAATTTCAAAGTTTCGATAAAATTTGGGGtttcaaagtttttaaatgGGTTGATTGTTAATTTGTGTAAAGAAGTTtgctcctttttcttcttcagatTGGTACTCAGTTCatgattttgagtttttaaatatgggtaaattatgattttgttgAGGAAGTTTGTTGTGTTGTCTTTGGATTTCACTTACCCAATTTtcagtttaaaagaaaaaggaattttttttggtaGATTACAATTTGCTCGAGGAAGTGAAGAGTGTTGCAGAATCTGCTCAAAGAAGGAGAGTTAAACTGTGCGGGTATTCTCAGCTTAAGTTTCCATACCATCTTCGAGGCCTTAGGAATGCTGCAGGAAGTCGCAGGACGAAACTCCTATTTCTCCCCAGTGGAATGtcaaagagggaaaaaaataaatctcaatACAACCAAAGGTAATTATGTATTCATGAGAACGACCAGTTGTCTTTTGTTTTAAGGAAGATTACTACATGTCTACTTATGGTTTGTTTGTTGgttgaatttgatatgatttataattctaaaaattgaatGGAGTTCCATTTTATGGTATGATTTTACATGGAGTTCCTATTTTCTAGCTTTGTTTCCATGTAactgttatttaaaaaaatcagtAGTCAGAGGAGTTTTTGAACTCAATGAACTGTCTTTGGCggttattttggttttttttttttttgttttaataaattgaaaaagtggagattgagaattgtttttcaGTTCCTGACATTACCTTTTTATGTCTTTTTGACTAGATCTAAATGCATTACTTGGACGATTGAATGGCGGTTTCATTCAACAGATGTTGTTTTGCTCGATCACGGGTGAGCGCTCTTACCTATTCTTATCTTCAGGAGGGCTTCTATAATAGTCTTTTTACTCTATCAAATTTTAATGTTTCATTGATTCATTTAATGTTATTACAGGATAAATGAAAACTCAACCCTCTCATCTGTAATCGAGAAGCATCTAAAGCCTGGTCCATGGAATCATAAGCTCAAGCCGTTCTGTGCAGAGCAGCTGGACTGTCTCAAGTTTTTCATTCGTAAATATCCAAAggtatttccttttccttgttGATTGATAGTTGTTGACTTGTTGATTATAGACACCTGTGGCACCGATTTTAAGCCTTAAAAAGGTTTCTTGTGTTTCCATAGAAATATAACTTAATGGATTGACTTGGCCCTTGTGGAAGTGGTGCAAATTGTTTGGGAATCCAACTGTGCTGAACCCAGATTTATTGTCAGATTGCATTGAGCTGGTGTTGAGGCCATAAAGCCAAAACGCCAGCTGAGTTATAGCTCATCATCCCTGGACTACTTGTTAATTGGACCACTGTTTTTTTACTGTAATTTATTGTTTGTCCTCTTTGGAGATGGTCCATTTATGTTTGGCACTGCTGTTGAAATCTTTGAAATTGAGAGGCTAGGATTGGCTCAACTTGCAACACATGGTGCATTGCCAACCAAAAAATTATACTTTCTATCACTATTGTATGTAGACTTTGTAAGTTAGTATGTCTCGATGGATGACAAAGTTTGGCTCTCTGATTCAAATAATGGTTTATGGTGGATAAAATAATGGTCCCCCAACTGGCCCTACCAAAATAcctgaattttcatttttttttcctggattTGGGAAATGAGCATCCTCATTTGGGACTGAATTGGGTTATTGGTGGATTTTCTATTTGGGTTTGTGTTGGCCTTCAATTCTACAGCACCCATGTTTCCTGTGAAAAGAATTTTCTACTGTTCCCACCTGAACTCTAGCCATTACCTGATGTCTACTCAAATTTTTTCTATCTGTAGCATATCCTTGTATATAACTTTCCTCGTTTTAtagtatttatttctttttctcttgtgcaaaataaaaaataaaaaaaaacagtatTGGAACATTTTTTCCCcttgggaagaagaaaaaattctaTCTGAACAAAATCTAACCCTTCCATGTCACTGCAGGGCCCCAGGTCACCTTTCCATGAGTTGGATATAAGGGCTCCAATAAGACAGCAATTTGCCAATTTAGTTATTCTAGAGTACCCTCAGATTCATGTTTTCCTCCCTTCACATAGCTATGATTTTGATGTCATTAAAGATGCCAATCCCTGCCATCGTCGAGCAGAGCTTAAGGAGTCTCTTACCATTGATCATCGAAGTCCAAAAGGCATTTCATTCAGGGAAGAGGAAATAGAAGAACATGGCGGTTCTTTAGATTCTCAGGTTCTAGATCTCATGCAGCATGTGAAATCGACACAAGCTAATAAACCACAGTCCAGCCCCCAGAAGAAGGAACCAAGCGAAAACatagattttgattttgagcAAGGCTTGCTTGATGTATATTCTGATATCATTGCTCAAATTAATCCTGATGATTTTCTTGATTGGGAAGGTGACTTTTCCAAGGAAGTGAAATCTGAAGAAAGAATGGATTGTTCAGATTTTGGTGGAGTTTTCCCAGTGGAGGAATTAGAGGAAGGGGAGATTCCTGGGTGCTGAACAATTGAATGCTCATTGCTCTGTTCAAGACGAATAAGAACTCAAAGTAGAAGGATCATTTCCCTAGAGTTATCTCGAAACATGAAGCAAAGTCCTCAATTCTTTGTGCATGACACGCATCCATTTAGATGGAGCCTGAGGAGGCTGTGGATTGAGTGATTGTGGGCACAACACCTTCATCCCTTTGTGATCAATGGCAATGCTTATGGTTGAAACTGCAGTCTCTGTTGGTGGGGTTTCTCAAGTTCTGAAATAGCCTGGCTTCTTGATCTTCATCGTATTCTTCAGAGGTGCAACATAGATGTCTTGGAGCAGCACTTACTGTTATAGTGATTTATGGTCttgttattttgtttctctCCAGTGTCAAACTTTCTGTTCTTCCGGAATGTTGTTACTTCAAACAATTAAtatgattcatttataaattaatcaGTTGGAAGAGATTTGAATCCTTCTGTGTTATATATCTACTTCCAGCATCAGTTTCAGCCTTTtgtcaaaagcaaaaggaaaagttGAAACTGTTGGAATTTTTGGGAAAGCATCTAGATTTACAATTCTTTTTCCCCtagaaaatttcttttgtgtCAAACTCTTTGATACTAAACTAGAAAGTAATGACCAATCAGAAAAAACCATGTGATAAAAAtggtctcatttatttatatatttgtctTTGTATCTATCCAGATTTCATTTGTTTGtctttaaattttgtttctttatattttgatctCAGTTCTTTGAACCACGATTCAAGTATTCAATTTGATTATACACACGAGTAGCCTGCATTGAAAGTTTAGTAGGTGTAGCATTTTCCTTATATGGGTTTAAGTGGCATTGCAGTAAAAACAGGTCCTTTCAATGTACTCATTCAATTGCTTTCACCCTTTTTGGCCCTACTCTTTCATACTCATTCTTTATTATGCTTAGCTAATGCTGTAGGGATTGTTTGACCACTagtcttaaaaatatatttttttattatttattttttattattattattattattattattattatttatgatagaAAAATGCTTTTTGAGTTCAAGACATATTCAGTAAATTTTGTATTGAAAAAGGCTTAAAAGAATTTGATGGAGAAAAAATTTGAGGTATTTTAAGtgctttaataaataattaaaactaaggAGAATAGGCAGGGATCATTACATCATAGGCATATGAGGAAACTTTCTTCAGGGAGGATACAGATTTTCAAGTAGAATTTTATTCCAGAAAAAGTAGAACctggtaataaaaaaaatttcgtTTTCGGCTAGCAAGTCAACTATTTGCCTACTTTGACTAactcaaaaacatattttttcttctatgcATGGAAAACCAGGCTTTAAAGAATGGATTCAGTAGCTTTCCATTGATATACTCATCAAATCTGCTCAtggaaaattgataaaatagcAATGGTTTTTGTATACATTGACCATAGAGAAAGATTAGAGAGAATGAAAACATGATTACATGCCTTTTGGATGGTAACTAGGCCTTGTTCCTCATGGGGTTTCTGAAATCAACTTATTTTTCTACTTAAAAGTGTAGTATAATTTGAACAAGTTCTCAAAAATCTCTCTACCAATCTTTTCCCATTCCTGGCCATAACTGCATCGTGCTTGTCTTTGTTCTACCATTTCTTGCTGTTTCTGAAACCAAGTACAATGTTAGTTTGGGATGTCTCTCTTGGCTTCTGATGGCTCTTCTTCATGGAAATCCCCATCAGGGGATTTTGCTTTTGGATTTTGTCCACTTGCAGATGGATCACTCTTCCTGCTAGCGATCTGGTTTGAGAAAATCCCTGAAAGAACTATAGTACGGTATACCAATGGAAGTCATCTTGTACCAAAAGGATCCAAAGTGGAGCTTAAGGCTGATGGTCAGTTCACACTTGAGGATCCACTGGGCCAATTCATATGGCAAGCTCAGTCTGGGGCCCATGGGGTTGCTTATGCTGCTATGCTTGAATCCGGGAACTCTGTTCTTGCAAGTGAAGATTCTAGTTATGTATGGGAGAGCTTCAAGAGTCCTGCAGACACCATCTTGCCAACCCAAGTCCTGGAGATTGGTGGCCTGCTGTCTTCTCGGCAAGCTGAAGGCAACTACTCAAAGGGGAGGTTTCAGCTCCGTTTGCTGCCTGATGGAAATCTTGTGCTTAATACCTTCAACCTGGAAACCAATACTGAATATGATGCTTATTATTGAAGCAACACCCATGATGCTGGAAATAGCAGCAATTCTGGGGAAAGGGTGATTTTTGATGAGTTGGGTCGCCTCTATGTTGTTCTAAAAAATGGAGGGAGTGTTAACATCAAGTCAGGAAGTGCTGAAGATTCAAGTGGAGATTACTACCACCGGGCAACACTGGATTTTGATGGGGTTTTCAGAATATATAGTCACCACAAGCTCCAGAGCAATGGAAGCAGGGCTCAGTCCTGGTATGTTACAAAGGACATTTGCTCTGAGATTCAGGGAGATTTAGGGGGTGGGACTTGTGGCTTTAACAGTTACTGAATTCCTGACTCAAATGGAAGGCCAACTTGTGAGTGCCTCCCAGGGTTTTCCCTTGTCGATATATATAACAAGCTCAATGGTTGCAAGCAGAACATAACACAAAAATGTGAACCGGGAGGAGGTTCAAATCCAGAGGACTTGTTTGAGAGGCATGAGTTGTCTAACACATTTTGGACTGCAACTGCAAACTTTGAGAAGATGGAATCCTATGGTGAAGACCTCTGCTGGAAGTCTTGCTTATATGACTGCAATTGTGTGGTTGCTGTCCTTAAAGAAGGCACCTGCTGGAAGAAGAAACTGCCACTTTCCAATGGGAGGGTGGACGGGAGTATCCCTGGGAAGACTTTCATCAAAGTGCCAAAACACGATAATTCTTCCGGTGTGCTGCCTTCTCATATTCCAAATAGGGAGAAGAAAGATCAAGGAACTCTGATTATTGTGGGGTCAATTCTTTTAGGTAGCTCTGTATTTCTCCACTTCCTACTTGTAGCAGCAATTTCTCTGCATAGATCTTATTCAAGCCAAAAGAGACATAAACTCACAAGAGCATCAAGTATTTTGGAAACAAACCTACGCTCTTTCACTTATGAAGAACTCAAACAAGCCACGGATGGGTTCAGAGAAGAACTTGGAAGAGGTGCTTTTGGGACTGTGTATAAAGGAGTCTTGTCATCATCAAGTTCAGGAACTCAAGTAGCAGTTAAGAAGTTAGACAAGTTAGGGCAGAAGGGTGAGAGAGAATTCAAAACCGAAGCTAGGACAATAGCAATGACCCGTCACAAGAACTTAGTGAGGTTGATTGGATTCTGTGATGAAGGGCCGCACAAGCTTTTGGTTTATGAGTTCATGTGCAATGGCACATTGGCTAGCTTCCTCTTTGGAAGTTCAATGCCTGAATAGACAATACGAACCCAGATGGCATTTGGGATTGCACGGGGGCTCATGTACTTGCATGAGGAGTGTAGCACACAGATCATCCACTGTGATATCAAGCCCCAAAATGTACTCCTGGATGATTCATTCACAGCAAGGATTTCAGATTTTGGATTGGCAAAGCTTCTGATGAGTGATCAAACTCGGACACTTACAGCTATAAGAGACATGACAGGATACGTCGCACCAGAGCGGTTCAGGAACAAGCCAATTACAGCAAAAGTGGACATATATAGTTATGGGGTCATGTTACTAGAGATCATTAGTTGCAGGAAGTGCATTGATTTCTAAacagaaaaggaagaagaagccATCCTCACTGATCGGGCTTATGATTGCTATAGAGGTCACGGATTGGAAAAGCTGGTGGGGAATGATGATGAGGTAAGAAATGACATGAGGAGGCTGGAGAAGCTAGTGATGGTTGCAATTTGGTGCATTCAAGAGGACCCTGCTTTGAGGCCTTCCATCAGAAATGTCATGCAGATGCTTGAAGTTCTTGAAGTTCCTGCACCCCCATGCCCTTTACCCTCGAATTCAGTCTACTGAGATGGCGGAACTACTCACATTAAAATAGTACTAACGCCCCTACTTTTCTTTATTCTCTCTTGAAACTTCTGTTGTAGAATTAAGATGCTTATGCCTGGTGCACACTATTTTCAGAATTTCCAGCTTTCAATGTATTTGCTAGCTTTAAGCTCCAAGAAACTCAGGTTTAATCTCTGGAGTCTTAGAATTTTCatgattatttttgttcatatttgtttcttttttgcttttggCTGTGATATTGATCAAAGTTCTGATTTTACTGCATTTTCCTATTTCTGAAATGGCATTTTCTTTGTATATCAGGGGAGTTCCATGTCAATAAATGCCATATTAATAGAACCCTGGACTATGACTATGAGATTTGGCACAGAAATGGGATCACATGTTAAGATGGAAGGCCAATGATGCTGGGATTTTCTTAGCATATACTCGTAGGTTTGGAATGTGTTAGGACAATTTCCATAAACTTTGAAATGATTCAAAGTAATCAGCATGTTAGAGCCAAAACTCATTGCAatacatattgattttttttgacTCCTATAGTATTTAATagtatgaaaattgttttcaaagacCATAGAAGTGGATTTTTTCAGAGATTGTTCTTATGCTTTGCtaatagttttgtttttgttcagAAACTATTGGCttcttttatggtttttttcatttcatgtcTGTTTGACCATTCCCATAGTTCTGCAGTGTAAGAATTGACTGGAAAAACCTCTTTCAATACCTTCTCCCTGTGAGCTTGAGCTAGAGCTTCTTATAACCATCTTTGAtgataatgaaataaaacaagGCTGCAAGCCGAATTTTGAATTGCCCAGCTACCAAAAAAATGGATGGGAAGCAAATAAGGAGGCAGTAGAGTTCAGAGAATTAGAAGCAACTAGCCGGCCATTGTCAGATTATCAACTTCAGAGAGGACCTGACTTCGACAAGAAGTGTAAACAGTCATGCAAAGAAGATTGCCTCTGTGCCGTTGCTATCTATGGCAGCAATATGTGTTGGAAGAAGAAGCTCCCTCTTTCAAATGGAAGACAAGGCAAAATTGCTGTTAAATGTACTACCGCTACTATCAAGGTACCCACAAATAATGCTACACGAAGATGCCGGGATAAGTTGACCTTGATCCCTGTTGGGTCAGTACTCCTTGGCAGCTCTGCTTTCTTTAATCTCTTTTTACTGTCAGCTATTCTTGCAGTTGCTCTCTTCTGCTATCACAAGAAATCAACAAAACTCCAGTCTGTTTCAATCATATTTGCGACAACCAGTGTGAGAACTTATTCATACAAAGAGCTTGAAGAGGCACCCATGGCTTCAAAGATATATTGGGCAGAGGGGCTTTTGGAACAGTTTATTAGGGGGTTTTGGCATCAGATCCCGAGAGGGTTGTTGCTGTGAAGAAGTTAGATAAGGTGATTCAAGAAGGCGAGAAGGAATTCAAAACAGAAGTGACTGTAATCAGCCGGACCCACCACAGGAATTTGTCGGTTTGCTAGGCTACTGCAATGAGGGAGAGCACCTACATCTGGTACACTACTTCATGAGCAATGGATCTTTAGCAAACTTGCTGTTTGGAATATTCAGGCCAGAGTGGAGCCAAAGAGTCCAGATTGCCTTTGAGATTACCAGAGGGCTAATGTACATACACGAAGAGTGCTGCACCCAGATCATCCATTGTGATATAAAGCCTCAAAACATATTCCTGGACGACCACTTTACGCCTAGGATTTCAGACTTTGGACTAGCAAAGCTTTTGTTGGCTGATCAAGCTCGAACTACCCGAACAGGCATTAGAGGGACCATAGGGTACTTTGCACCCGAATGGTTCAGGAAAGAATCAATCACAGCTAAAGTTGATGTCTACAGTGATGGTGGAATGTTACTGGAGATCATATGTGCCAAGTCCAGTGTTGTATTTGCAGATAACGAAGAAGAAGAGGACGTGCTAATGGATTGGGCTTACGAATGCTATATGGAAGGGAAATTGGAGAGATGGTAGAAGATGATGAGGAAGCAAGGAAGGATACAAAGAGGGTAGAGAGGATGGTGAAGGTTGCATTTTGGTGCATTCAAGAGGATCCAGGGCTAAGGCCAGAGGAAGGTTACACAAATGCTAGATGGTTTAGTTTAAGTTCCCATGCCCCCACGCCCTTCGATCTTCATCAGTTTATCTTGAACTGTTACTCTTCTCTTTACAACATTTATATGTATATGCAAATGAATTCCCCCCGCCTATGAATCTGAATTTTCTGACCTTCTTGGTTAGTTTGTAATCTATGCTGTAGTTTTATGAATGTTGAGGAAAGAACGGAAGgaatgttttcttctttttttgtggCATAGTTTTAAATAAGCCAAGTGAACCACTTAACATCTACGGAAACACATGGAtgctttggatttttttctcactttctcTATCCATTTCTCTTATACAGGCATGGAGGAAAGCAAGAGCATCTTGTGCTTCATAATAAGCTACCAGGATGGGCATAAGAAGTCTTATGAGAAACAAAGTTCGGATATGACCATGGAAAAACAAGTGAGGTAAACAACAATAACCATTTCGAAAACTGTTTGCTTGCTTGGTTGTTTGAACTCTCTTTTGGTTTAGCAGTCTGCATTGATTAATTGGGAGTCCCTATAACAAAAGCCAGTCTATTTTGCACTAACCAAGTGGACAACCTTCAAATGCAAGACAGATAGATATGGCTTTGTTAGGAAGTTGATGCACTTGTTTctgttccaatttttttttaggtctTGGACTGTGACTAGCTAGGAGTTTCTGTATATTTTCTGGTGTGGTGGAGATGATCATTGAAATCAATGTCACGTGTATTTTCTCCTTGTGCTATCTTCTCACTAGTAGAATTCTCATTGCCATTCCTACACTTCTGTGGGCAACCGTAGGTATTGGTTGTCGTTGTTTTTCTCAGCAGGAGCTTTCTGtttgtttaaaaagaaaattatagagTTCAAGTCTTAACAAAGGTTaatgggtttttctttttaaaacatttcctGCACATTTTAGTGGTTCTTCCctattcaaaaaatgataactTACTGTTGGTTCATGACTGTTTATGAATTTGTTCCTGTGTTGCCATGTGGTAGTTTTGTCATTTACTCTGTTCTTAATATTTAGCTCCAGCCCAGAAATTTGTACTGACTTATTGACATTCTTCGTTTTCCCTATGTGGGTGCTGGTCATTTGATGTTGGCCATTAACATTCCTTGGGCGTGGGTGCTGGTCATATAGAATGATGTGGTCCACAGACTTTTTAAACTTGTGGGTGACAGATCATGTGGCTATTTCTCTATGTGGGACATCATTGTTGGGTAAATAATGTATGATTTTCTTGAGCCAAGAAATGACATTTtggaggattttttatttaaaaaaatattatttttctattatgttttatattatttctctctctattttctttcacataaatttttcttcaattttttaagaattaaatataGGATAAAATTATTACTTACAACCAACGAGGCTATGTTCCGAGTAAATGtcatttataacatttatttcttaatttatctctttttcaaaatatctttttttatacCTAAATTGCATTTAATCTCGTCTTTAATTTGTTTGTAATGTATATACTATCTatgatatattctttttttttttaattatttatttttatttttttatgtacaagtatcataataaaaatataataaatttcttatttaattaataaatattcatttatttattaattaaataataaattattcatttatcgATAAATCAATCGTCTCACTAAAGTAATGATTTTTCCTAATcttaaaagtattattttataaggattttactaaatttaaatttttagttgaaaattaaataatatacaagttattatattttgtaaaaaaaaaattctataattaattattgtGTCTTTCccctaagtttttttttttttttttctaatttattaaatatccaTGCATGCTAACAAATCCAAAGTTCAGCACTTCATATTACCTAGAAAAGTAAATGCTCATTTGAATCATCCACCATTTTTctattattcattttcaaatttcaaatctactaaggtgtgtgttttttttttttttttttttttttttgcttttggaaGGCGAAAAATAATTAGCAATGGATTTTCTTTGGCATTCCAATTAAGGAAATCATGTAAccataaaaaatttgtatatgTAAAGCATAACTTCACtataaaaatgtagaaaacaatcattttcataatttgatgCTTTTTATTCATGATTATTgaacataaaattaattattttacatttgaTTCTAAGGAATAAactttcaataaataaaactaaaaagaaaaaaaaaaaaaaaaggaagaagatatATATGCTTTTTggcttttgcttttgctttttctttccttatggCGTACATCACAACCAATAATTCCTTCAAGcctcataaataaaaagaaaaaaaaaaatcctaatacacctatataattattaaatgataaatcataatattagttaattatatatatataattatgtgcaataaattaatgaatcaaataataatatcattattaaataataataaccataatattaaaaattttagtaatactaatatattctaataataataataataataataataataataat
This DNA window, taken from Vitis riparia cultivar Riparia Gloire de Montpellier isolate 1030 chromosome 13, EGFV_Vit.rip_1.0, whole genome shotgun sequence, encodes the following:
- the LOC117927680 gene encoding G-type lectin S-receptor-like serine/threonine-protein kinase LECRK3 → MSLLASDGSSSWKSPSGDFAFGFCPLADGSLFLLAIWFEKIPERTIVRYTNGSHLVPKGSKVELKADGQFTLEDPLGQFIWQAQSGAHGVAYAAMLESGNSVLASEDSSYVWESFKSPADTILPTQVLEIGGLLSSRQAEGNYSKGSNTHDAGNSSNSGERVIFDELGRLYVVLKNGGSVNIKSGSAEDSSGDYYHRATLDFDGVFRIYSHHKLQSNGSRAQSWPTCECLPGFSLVDIYNKLNGCKQNITQKCEPGGGSNPEDLFERHELSNTFWTATANFEKMESYGEDLCWKSCLYDCNCVVAVLKEGTCWKKKLPLSNGRVDGSIPGKTFIKVPKHDNSSGVLPSHIPNREKKDQGTLIIVGSILLGSSVFLHFLLVAAISLHRSYSSQKRHKLTRASSILETNLRSFTYEELKQATDGFREELGRGAFGTVYKGVLSSSSSGTQVAVKKLDKLGQKGEREFKTEARTIAMTRHKNLVRLIGFCDEGPHKLLVYEFMCNGTLASFLFGSSMPE
- the LOC117928091 gene encoding box C/D snoRNA protein 1-like, which translates into the protein MEEQTAQNPRHPPLCQECKLNPSKYTCPGCSVRSCSLPCVKAHKQQTGCTGKRQQTQFVPLSQFDDTLLLSDYNLLEEVKSVAESAQRRRVKLCGYSQLKFPYHLRGLRNAAGSRRTKLLFLPSGMSKREKNKSQYNQRSKCITWTIEWRFHSTDVVLLDHGINENSTLSSVIEKHLKPGPWNHKLKPFCAEQLDCLKFFIRKYPKGPRSPFHELDIRAPIRQQFANLVILEYPQIHVFLPSHSYDFDVIKDANPCHRRAELKESLTIDHRSPKGISFREEEIEEHGGSLDSQVLDLMQHVKSTQANKPQSSPQKKEPSENIDFDFEQGLLDVYSDIIAQINPDDFLDWEGDFSKEVKSEERMDCSDFGGVFPVEELEEGEIPGC